The DNA sequence GATGCGCAGCTCGGTACCGGATATCCTCGCCATCGGCGACGCCGCCTCGTACCGGCACTGGTTCACCGGCGGCGACGTGCGGCTGGAATCGGTGCAAAACGCCACTGACCAGGCGCGGCTCGCCGCGCGCACCATATCAGGCCACGCCGACGCCTATTCGGCGGTGCCATGGTTCTGGTCCGACATTGGCGACATGAAATTGCAGATGGTCGGGCTGACATCAGGCGGCGACAGCCATGTCGTGCTCGGTGACCTGCCCGACAACAAGTTCTCGATCTACCACTACGCGGGAGACCGGCTGCTCGGCATCGAATCCGTCAACCGCCCCGGCGACCACATGCTTGGCCGCAAGATGCTCGGTGCCGGCTTCTCGCCGACACCGCAGACGGTGGCCACGGGTCCCGAAGGGCTGAAGGCGGCATTGGCACAATTTCACCAGGACGAGCCTGCCCGGGTTACGGGCTAAAGCAGGCCGGGATCTTGCCAAAAAAATCAATGAGCTTATCATAAATTGATAATCTCGGATAAAAGGGAAGGCCGTCCCCATGCCCGCGAGCTACAGCATCGGACCTCGCTACGAAACGTTCGTGCGCGAACTGGTTGAAAGCGGCCGCTATGCCAGCGCCAGCGAAGTTGTGCGTGATAGCCTGCGCCTCTTGGAGGAACGCGAGGAGCAGCGACAAACGAAACTTGCGGCACGGCGTGAGGACATCCGCAAGGGTGTAGAAAGCGGACCGGGCATTCAGGCCAACAGCGTTTTTGACCGGCTGGAGAAAAAATACAGCGGTGGAACCCACAAGTAATGGCCCTCAGTTTTGCGCCTGCCGCGGTGCAGGACATCGAGGAGATCGGCGATTACATCCATGCTGAAAATCCGCCCGCCGCTCACCGTTTTATAGCGGCGCTTCGCGGACGATGTGGCCGCATAGAGAATGCGCCACGCGGAGGCGCACCTCGTTCCTAGCTTTGGCCTGGTCTGCGGTCCGTCGCGTTCCAAAAATGTATAATTTTCTACACCGCCCAGGGCAGCGACGTGCGCGTCGAGCGCATTTTGCATGGCGCGCGCGATATTGAGGGCATCTTCGAGGAAGAAAAGATGCCCAAAGACATGTGAATCGGAACGCTCGTCCTTGTCGTTCAGGCGGCGCAGACTTCGCGGATCGAGCTTTCCAGAATGTCGAGCGCTTCGTTCATGACCTCGTCCTGGATGGTGATCGGCGCCAGGAAGCGGATGACGTTGCCGTAGACGCCGCAGGTCAACAGGATCAGGCCCTTGTCGAGCGCCTTCAGGCGGATCGCGTTGGCGATCTCGGCCGACGGCAGGCCCTTCTTGACGTCGTTGAACTCAACCGCGTTCATGAAGCCCAGACCCCTGATGTCGACGATCTCGGGCACGTCGTCACGGATCGACTGCAGACGCTGCTTCAGCCGCGCACCCAGCGTGTTGGCGCGGTCGCAGAGCTTTTCGTCCTCGATGACATCCAGGACGGCGTGTGCCGCGGCGACGCCGATCGGGCTGCCGCCATAGGTGCCGCCGAGCCCGCCGGGGCTGGGCGCATCCATGATCTCGGCGCGGCCGGTGACCGCCGCAAGCGGGAAGCCGCCGGCCAGGCTCTTGGCCATCGTGGTGATGTCGGCCGCCACCTCGTGATGGTCCATGGCGAACATCCTGCCGGTGCGGGCAAAGCCGGTCTGCACTTCGTCCGCGATGAGCAGCATGCCGTGCTGGTCGCACAGCTTGCGCAGCGCCGTCAGGAGTTCACGCGGCGCGTCGTAGAAGCCGCCCTCGCCCTGAACCGGCTCGATGATGATCGCGGCGACGCGGGCCGGATCGACATCCGCCTTGAACAACTTGTCGAGTGCCGCCAGCGAATCGGCGACCGAGACGCCATGCAGTTGCACGGGGAACGGCACGTGGTAGACGTCGCCCGGCATGGCGCCGAAGCCAACCTTGTAGGGCACGACCTTGCCGGTCAGCGCCATGCCCATGAAGGTGCGGCCGTGGAAGCCGCCGCCGAAGGCGATGACGGCCTGGCGGCCGGTGGCGTTGCGAGCGATCTTGATGGCATTCTCCACCGCCTCGGCGCCGGTGGTGACGAAGATCGTCTTCTTCTCGAACTTGCCGGGCAGCATGGCGTTCAGCCGTTCGGCCAGCCGCACATAGCTCTCGTAAGGCACGACCTGGTGGCAGGTGTGGGTGAAGCGGTCGAGTTGCGCCTTGACCGCCTCGATCACCCTGGGATGGCGATGGCCGGTGTTGACGACGGCGATGCCCGAGGAGAAGTCGATATAGCGGCGGCCCTCGACATCCCAGATCTCCGAATTCTCGGCCCGATCGGCATAGATTTGCGTGGTCATGCCGACGCCGCGCGAGATCGACTGGTTCTTGCGTTCGGAAATGGCGGAGTTCTTCATCATATCCCTCACCGGGCCGGCGCCCGTTCTGTTTGATGCCGTTGAGTTCCCTTCTGGCCTTATTTCAGGTTTTCCTCAAGCCGGCACCATCGCAGGGTCGATTGGGCCTGACTTAACCAGTCCGGCGATACGTCTACGAGACCGGTTTCCTTTTTTCCGGGATCGACTATCCTCCTGACTATCCGCGAGGGACCGCGATCAGCGACCGGCGCGGCCGAGGGGAGCCATGAGCAGGAACGTGACATCGTCCGTCTCGCCGCCATCCGCCAAAACTCCCAGCCTTTTGTCTTTTCCAGCCGCTTCAATTCTCGCCTGCACGGCCCTGGCGCTGCTCGCCGGTTGCCAAAAGCAGGCGGCGGCGGACAAGAAGCTGCCGGTCATGGTGCGCACCGAAACGGTGGCGATGGCCGACTATGCGCCGAGAACCTCGCTGACCGGGGTGATCGCGGCGCGCACGCTGAACAATCTTTCGTTCCGGGTTGGCGGACGCGTCGCCGAGCGGCTTGTCGATGTCGGCCAGCATGTCGATCAGGGGACAGTGCTTGCCCGCATCGATCCGCAGGAGCAGGAATCCGATCTGCGATCGGCGCAGGCCGATCTCGATGCCGCGCAGGCGCAACTGACCCAGGCCGCGGCCACTTTCGAGCGGCAAAAGACGCTGCTTGCCCAGGGCTTCACCACCAGGCGCGATTATGACGCGGCCGACCAGGCACTGAAGGTGGCGCAAGGCAGCGTCGATGCCGCGCAGAGCGCACTCGCCAATGCCCGGCAGAACCTGTCTTTCACCGAACTCAAGGCCGGTGCCGCCGGCGTGATCACCGCCCGCCAGGTCGAAGCCGGCCAGGTGGTGCAGGCGGCGCAGACCGTCTTCACCGTTGCCGAGGACGGCGACCGCGACGCCGTGTTCAACGTGCAGGAGACGCTGGTCGCCAGGACGCCGGCCTCGCCGGCGGTGACGATCACGCTGTTATCCGATCCGCAGGTCAGAGCAACGGGCAAGGTGCGCGAGATCTCACCGGCGGTCGACCCGGCTTCGGGCTCGATAAGGGTCAAGGTAGCCATTCCCGAGACGCCCGCCGGCATGCCGCTTGGGGCGGCCGTCATCGGCTCGGTCGGCGCCAAGCCGGCGAAGGCGATC is a window from the Mesorhizobium australicum WSM2073 genome containing:
- a CDS encoding type II toxin-antitoxin system ParD family antitoxin — encoded protein: MPASYSIGPRYETFVRELVESGRYASASEVVRDSLRLLEEREEQRQTKLAARREDIRKGVESGPGIQANSVFDRLEKKYSGGTHK
- a CDS encoding type II toxin-antitoxin system RelE/ParE family toxin — translated: MALSFAPAAVQDIEEIGDYIHAENPPAAHRFIAALRGRCGRIENAPRGGAPRS
- a CDS encoding 4-aminobutyrate--2-oxoglutarate transaminase produces the protein MKNSAISERKNQSISRGVGMTTQIYADRAENSEIWDVEGRRYIDFSSGIAVVNTGHRHPRVIEAVKAQLDRFTHTCHQVVPYESYVRLAERLNAMLPGKFEKKTIFVTTGAEAVENAIKIARNATGRQAVIAFGGGFHGRTFMGMALTGKVVPYKVGFGAMPGDVYHVPFPVQLHGVSVADSLAALDKLFKADVDPARVAAIIIEPVQGEGGFYDAPRELLTALRKLCDQHGMLLIADEVQTGFARTGRMFAMDHHEVAADITTMAKSLAGGFPLAAVTGRAEIMDAPSPGGLGGTYGGSPIGVAAAHAVLDVIEDEKLCDRANTLGARLKQRLQSIRDDVPEIVDIRGLGFMNAVEFNDVKKGLPSAEIANAIRLKALDKGLILLTCGVYGNVIRFLAPITIQDEVMNEALDILESSIREVCAA
- a CDS encoding efflux RND transporter periplasmic adaptor subunit, giving the protein MSRNVTSSVSPPSAKTPSLLSFPAASILACTALALLAGCQKQAAADKKLPVMVRTETVAMADYAPRTSLTGVIAARTLNNLSFRVGGRVAERLVDVGQHVDQGTVLARIDPQEQESDLRSAQADLDAAQAQLTQAAATFERQKTLLAQGFTTRRDYDAADQALKVAQGSVDAAQSALANARQNLSFTELKAGAAGVITARQVEAGQVVQAAQTVFTVAEDGDRDAVFNVQETLVARTPASPAVTITLLSDPQVRATGKVREISPAVDPASGSIRVKVAIPETPAGMPLGAAVIGSVGAKPAKAILLPWQALTSSSGKPAVWIVDPGTKAVATTPVEVLAFDSGTVVIAKGLSEGQSVVTSGGQLLNPGQTVEISGAAQ